The Meleagris gallopavo isolate NT-WF06-2002-E0010 breed Aviagen turkey brand Nicholas breeding stock chromosome 25, Turkey_5.1, whole genome shotgun sequence genomic interval TTCCCAAAGGATCCCACATCCAAGATGGTACCCAAAGGGTTCCCCTTCATCCTCAATTGCCCCCAGTGGATCATCTCCAACCCAAACAGATCCTCCCCAGTGCCTACCCTCAGTACAACATGCCACGGTGGTCGGACAGTGCCAGCAGGGATGATGACACCACAGAGGTCCCCGATGGCAGTAGCAGCCAATGCTCCCTCCAGTGCCTGGCGTAGTGCTGACGCATCTGCCAGCTTGAAGGCATGGCGCTCATCCCGGCGGTGCGAGGCCACTGCCTCCAGCTCGGCCATGTCCACCTCCAGGGTCCCCACCCCAAAAGCATAGATGTCTGGGGGTGAGGGGTCAGGGAGTAAGAAAGAGGGCAGGGGACACCTGAAGCGGGGTTTAGAGAACCTGAGTTGGGACTGAGTGCACTGAAGGTGGCTGAAGGCCTCAGAAGTGGGGTCTGGATGTCTCACGTGAACATTGGAGCACGTAGAACAGGGCTTGGGGCATCTAGAACAGGGTTAAGGGTCCCTAGAATGGGGTGTGGGCTATCTGCCACAGGGTATGATCGTAAGTATGGGGTTAGAGGCACCAAATCGAGGTTTGGTGACCCAGGATGGGGCACTGGCCCTGGGGATAAGAGTAAACCAGGGTATTGACCCCACTGCTGGTGCAACAGCAAATAGTGGCCAGGGCAAAGGGACACAGGGGGCAGGGATGTGGAGATGGTGGCCTCCAGATGCCCAAAGCCCAACTCAGGTCCCTAGAACTACTGAGGACACCTCAACTCTACTCCTCAGCTCTCCAAAGCCACTCCCAAGGTCCCCAAAACTTACCTTGATGTCCCCACACTCCCATCAATGTCCCCATGAGTGTCCACATGGCCCCACTGATGTCCCGAGTCTACCTCTGAGGTCCCCCAAATCATCTTTAAGGTACCCAGTGCTACCTCAGGTGTTCTCAAACCCCAACTGAGATCCTCAAATCCACCTCAGAGATCTACAAAGCCAACCTTAGTGTCCCCATTTCCCTGCTAGTGTCCCCACACACCCACCCAGATACTCCTCGCGGTCCTCTCTGATCTCCAGCACATCCTCAATCTTGGCCACCGCGTCCCGGGGATGTCCACCAACATTGAACCTCCCTAAGGGGCAGCATGATGGAGCTCAGCCCGGCCCCACAGCATCCACCCAAGCACTGTCCCCTCATTGTCCCCACCATCTGTCAGCAGGATGACAACATGCCGCGTGTTCCTCCACACGTTGGGTTGGCCATCACGCATTGACCGCTCCTTTTGGAAGAGGATCATGTGGTAGACCTCCAACAGCGCCCCATGCATGTTGGTTCCTGTTGCATTTCTGTGCACTAAGGGGACAACACCATGTCACTGTGTCCCCAGTGCATTCCCAACTTTGGGGTTGGCCACTTTGGGGATGTACCATCAAAGTTCATGGCCTCCAAGCGCGCGATGACTTCGTCAGCATCGGAAGCGTCGTCTTCGATGGTGGAGATGATGACATGCGTGTGGGTGGCGAAGGAGACAATGGCAAACCTGAGGGGCACCTCGaagctgctgagctgtggggcagcagggGGATGGGGACAGCTCAGGGCACCCATTCCAGACCTCCAACCTGTGGGACCTACACCTGTGGTCCCATTCCATCTCCTCATGGTCCCATCTCACCCCATCATCAGTCCCCATGGTCTTAACCTCATCCCGTGGTCTCATCTCATCTCCTCATCTCTCCATGATCCCCCTATGGTCCCACTTCTTCTCCTCATGGTCCCACCTCATCTCCGCTCCCCATCCCCCCATCTCCCTGTGGTCTCCCCATGGTCCCACCCCATCTCCCCATGGTCCCACCCTGCTGTCCCCTCGCACCCTATCCACGATGGCCACCGCACTCTGCCGGAAGAGCTCAAAGTTCTCCTGTTGGACACTGCCAGAGGCATCCAGAAGCACGTAGACATGGAGGGACTCATTGCGACTCAGTACAATGCGACGTCCCAGGGACATGTCTGTCACCACAATGTCACCGTGAGGTCATTCTGATGATGTCACCGTGGTGTCACCACAGCGTCCCCCAGCTCACCACTGTCATTGCGGGCACCCGCCAGCTCCAGGATGGAGGCGAAGGAAGAGCCAAGGCCACTGCTGATGTCCTCAGGGAGGTCGAAGGCGTAGGGGTCtgtggggacatttggggatGTGGGGATTTGGGGACGTGGGAAATTGTGACATTCTGGGCAAGTGGGAACGTGGAGACAATATGAGGACATTTGGGAACATTATGGGGATGTGGAGATACGGGGACACTTGGGAACACGCCCCAAGACATTTGGGGACTTAGGAACGTGGGTACCTGGGGACACAGGAAAAAGGGAACAATATGAGGATATTTAGGGACATGGGAATATGGCACATGGGGATACAGGACATAGGGACATGGGGATTTTGGGGGACGTGGGGGTATTTGGGGACATGGATATATGGGACATACATGGACCTGGGAACATAGGAACACAGTTCCACTCACGGCGGCAGGTGGGTTCAGGCCCGGACCACCTCCCAGTTTCCATACAGTAGCGCCGGGGAGGTCCCAgaagctgcagccctgccccacagtGCACCCGAACCTCGGCTCCATGGTGCCGTCCCCCGCTCATTGTCACCCCCCCGCTGGTGTCACAGGGGGGGGACAGTCACCTTCTAGGGGGAGAATCAGTGGAGGTAGCCCTTGACCCCCTCCCCAAGGGACCCACACACCTCATAGGGATGACCCCCAACCCCACAGAGACTCCCCAGTCCCGTAGGAATTCCCCCATCTAACTCCTGTCTTCCCCCCCCCGGCCCTTAGTGACTCTTGACACACCCCAAGGACCCCTAACACCATGAGCCCCCccagatattttttcctttcctctaagCCCCACAGGGACCCCTGAGTCCCGACCTCCCAATCAACCCACCTATCCATCCCATGAAGACTCCCCCCCTCCAATCCCCCAGACTCATGTTCCTTAACCCCCCTCAGCCCTATAAGGACCCTCCAACCCCTGTCGTCCCCCCATCCTCCTGAAGAATTCTGGGAACTCTACAAGAAATTCTGGGGTGTGTAAGAGGGACTTAACACCCTTCCTTCCCCCCCACCTCTCCCACCCCCCTGGGGTATTTTGGAGCGTCACTGAGAGATTTGGGGGTGATTATAAGGGCTCTGCCCAACATCCCCTTCTGGAAAGGATTTTGGGGCCCTTACGAAAGATTTTAGGGCTTTTGAGGTATTTGCCCCACCCCACAGATATATTTCAGCCCCTCTTAGAAGAACTTCGGGATCTCTATGGGGATTTTGCCACTCCCAGAAGGATTTGGGGGCCTTTATGAGGGATTTTGCCCTCACACCAGAAGCATTTGGAATTATCTATAGAAGATTCTGTCCCTCCTCACAAGTATATTGGGGTATCTATAGGGATTTGGGGACCTCCCAAGAATTTTGGGGCACTTAAGAGGAATTTTGAAGACCTTGAGGGATTTGGGTGCCTTGTTGAAGATTTCTCGGGTCTCTTAGAGTGATTTTGAGGTCTCCCAGGGATATTTTGGCCCCCCCAAAAAATTTTGGGGCATTTCCTGGAGGCTTGAGGGCCTTTTGGAAGGATTTCGGGCCCTTTAGATGGGTTTTAGGGCTTCTCCCACTCACCGCCGTCGTCGCACACGGGGGGGGTTCGCTCCAGACACCCCCGGTTCTGCAGCGCAGCTCTGCGGCCCCTCGCAGCACGAAGCCGTCGTCGCACGAGAAGCGGAGGACGCTGCCGGAGGGGTACGCGGGGAAGCGCGGCTCCACGGTGCCGTGAGGGAAAGAGAGCGGCGCGGGGCAACGGAGCGCTGCGGGGGGTGAAGGGCGGCAGTGAACACCCCACCAACACGCTCCCGGGGTTTTGTTTCCCCCCGGACCCCATTTCCGGAGGACCCCTGTGGAAATGCCCAATTGCGGGGAACCCCAAAAGcaggaaaatcattttttcatcACTGTTTCCTACCCGGCCCCTATTGGAAGTGCACCCACTTCCTGTCTACCCGGAATTCGCCCGCCACTTCCTACCCCAACCGGAAGTGGGCCTCCCGCAACCTATTTCGCACCTCGGCACCGGACGGGCTCCGAGCTGCCCCTCGGGAGACCGCAGCGCTGCCGGGTTCGGCCCGGGGGGTGCGGGTAAGTGCCGGGGGGGCACTGCGGGGCGCAGCGGGGAGAGGCGGAGGGCGTCACGGGGAGCACCGcgaggagcagcagcacccacagaGCCATAGCCGGGAACTAAGGACCCCGAGGGAGAAACGCGGGGATAACGGAGCCGGGGGGGGGCAAAGGGAaggccctgccctcccccaggGGCGGCTCTGCGCTGTGGGCCCGCCTCCTGTGCCCAATGGAGGGGGACATTGCTAAGGGGCGGTGCGGCGCAGGATGATGACGTCATCACTACCATCCTGTTGCGATGATCTCGAAGTGACAACGGAGCGAGGGGCCGAGGAT includes:
- the LOC104914277 gene encoding complement C2-like; its protein translation is MSGGRHHGAEVRVHCGAGLQLLGPPRRYCMETGRWSGPEPTCRHPYAFDLPEDISSGLGSSFASILELAGARNDSDMSLGRRIVLSRNESLHVYVLLDASGSVQQENFELFRQSAVAIVDRLSSFEVPLRFAIVSFATHTHVIISTIEDDASDADEVIARLEAMNFDVHRNATGTNMHGALLEVYHMILFQKERSMRDGQPNVWRNTRHVVILLTDGRFNVGGHPRDAVAKIEDVLEIREDREEYLDIYAFGVGTLEVDMAELEAVASHRRDERHAFKLADASALRQALEGALAATAIGDLCGVIIPAGTVRPPWHVVLRTGVQQRCAGTLLGGRWVLTAAHCFLGGESPHDWSAELAGGQEVSIRGWKLHEDFDIRGRAARGVPEFYDYDVALVELEKEVGDTGAPRRICIPCTEDANRALRMAPGTTCQKQEVELLGHTRVPAEFVSLEGKRLSVRIKEQEERASCLGGAVQPGMPHANASVKDVVTERFLCSGQESGSEREDAACKGESGGSLFVDRRHRF